GCTATATCTCCAGGCTGTTGCGCTTAAAAATTAAGACTCCGCCCTCCCCGGGAATTATAAAGAAACTTGCGGACAATGCTTTGGCGGGAGTCACTTACGAGGAGTTAATGGCAGCAGCCGGCTACCTTCAGTACCCCGCCGGCAGCGAAGAGCTCTATCACATCAAAGACGCACTGGAACAAAAAGTTGCAGAAGCGCTGCAGAAACCTCTTGCCGAATTTCTGCCGGTGATGAAGGTGCCCCTGGTCAGCCCTCTTGCCTGTAACCTTACCGGTGAATCGCCTGAGAATATAATCAGATACATAAGTGTACCCCGGGAACTGGAAGCTGACTTCGCACTGGAAATAAAAGATGACGCAATGATCGAAGCCGGAATATTCCCCGGCGATGTGGCCATATGCCGGAAAACAAGCCAGTTCAAGACTGGCGAAATGATTGTGGCCGCGCTTGCCGGGGGAAAGGTCGGAATTAGATTCCTGCTCGAAGAGGCCGGCAGCCTCCGGCTCAGGGCGGCAAATGCGCTCATCCTGGACCGGGAGGTAAAATTGCCGGATGTGCTCGGCGTGGTACTGATGATTCAAAAGAAAGCTCTTCGTTACGAACAGTACGTTAGCCTGTATGAAAGAGACAGCCAGGAGGAAAATATATCAGAGGAGTTTCTGCTGGAGAAACTCTCCGAAAGCAGCAGGCTGCCGCTGGCAAAGCTGAAGGAGGCACTGCTGTCTTTAAAAAAAGAAAGAGGAACGGCTGGATAAATAATTTAATTGACATCTTTTTTAGTGCTTGCTATATTCTTTGCAAGGCGGAAAACAATTATATATTAATCAACCAATCAATCAGCATTATTTCACCGTGACTATCAACAGCATGAACTATTAACAGAAAGCAGGGGAGTTTCATGAAAAATTCTTTGCAAAGCATTATGGCGGATTTTAACCAGGAGTTCTTAGGGATTGAACTGCCCGAAGGCGCTGTAAAGTTCGACCGTCCCGCCCCGGAAGTTTTAAATGCCGGACTGGAAAACGGAACTCCGCTTATAAGTGTTTGCCCCCCGAAAATTGAAGCCGATACCTTCTTCGTCACTTTGAACAATGTAGCCGGCCTAATTAAAAAATACATGCCCGGCCTGGCTGCGGAAACAGAGCAAATTATAAATGCCATGCCTTCACAGCCGGATGCCAGGGAAACATTTATATCCAGGGTATTCACACCGGGAACAAACCTGCTGTCTTGCCTGGAACAGGACCTCCCCCCGGAAACCCTGGGCTTTTTACTGAACCATACCGTTAAGCTTTTTATGCGGCAATACGCTTTAAACGCGCATTCTCTCTACGATTCCGAGCACTGGTTAAAAAGCAGTTGCCCTGTTTGCGGGGGCAGGCCGACCCTGGCCCTTCTGGAGAAAGACACAGGAAAACGGCTCCTCTATTGTGGAATGTGCGAGGTAAAGTGGCGCTTCCAGCGCCTCGGCTGCCCTTTTTGCCTGAACGGCGAATCGGAGTTTTTCACAGTAGAAGGGATGGAAAAATACAGGGTGTACTTTTGCGAAAAATGCAAAGGTTACATTAAAACCATCGACGGGGGAAAGACCGGCGGCAAGGATCTAAACCTTTTCTGGGAGGATATAAATACCATCCAGCTTGATATCCTGGCCATACGCGAAGGGTTTTTCAGCCCGCAAGCCGGCCTGCCGCTAAACACTTAGAATATCTAATCGATCCACCGCCCTCCGGCCACAGGCCGGTAAGCAGGGAGAACGCCGGTTTACACCGGTCTCCACCACAACCACAGCAATCACCAAAAACCGAAAAAAGCAGCTTTTACAGGCGGGGCGAGCAGTTGCGCGGGATTGACAACCCCTGTTGGACAAGATAAAATTTTTACGGTGCTTTCAGGGGAATATAAATTCCCCTTTAGTTTTAATGCCGCTCCCCTTTCAAAGAGACTATTACCCGCAAGAATTAAATCCCGGCGAACAAACGCGCAAGGATGTGACAATATGCATGAATGGGCACTGGCAGAAGCAGTTGTTGAAGCCGTGATTAAAGAAGCCGAAAAGGAAAGTCTGAAAGAAATTTTAAAGGTCAAATTAATGGTGGGTGAATTGCAGCAAGTCGACCTGGACGTTTTTACCTTTTCCCTGGAAAAGCTTACGGAATCATACAATTCTATATTAAGCATGGATAAATTCATTATCGAGATTGAAAAAAGCTTGTTGAAGTGCAGGGTTTGCGAAAATTGCTGGAGTTACGGACAATCTTTAAAAGAGCTGGCAGATGAGCAAACCGAGGCCATCCATTTTGTTCCTGAAGTAGCACACGTTTACATGAGGTGTCCCCAATGCGGCAGTCCCGACTTTGAAATAGTAAAAGGGCGCGGCCTCTGGATCGAATACATCGAGGGGGAAAAGTAAATGGACCCCAGGCTGAGCGTTATTAAAAAAAGGTTTGAAAATGTAAAAAAAATCATAGCCGTCTCCGGAGGCAAGGGAGGTATAGGCAAGAGCCTAACGGCTTCCACGCTGTCCTTGTGCCTGACCAGGCATTCCCGCCGGACCGGGCTGTTGGATCTCGATTTTTGCGGCCCCTCCACCCATGTCATTCTGGGGCTGGACGGGGTGTACCCGGAGGAAGAGAGGGGAATTGTCCCGCCGGAAATACACGGCATAAAATACATGTCCATCGTCCCTTTCACCGGCAGTCACCCCTCTCCTCTAAGGGGCGGCGAAGTGTCAAACGCCATCATTGAGATTCTGGCCGTAACCCGCTGGGGTCCGCTGGAATATCTCATTATAGATATGCCCCCGGGTACCGGCGATACCGTTCTGGATGTTATACGGCTGATCGGAAAATCCGAGTTTCTTCTCGTAACCACCCCCTCCGCAGTAGCCCTTGCCGTCATGAAACGGGAGTTAATAATGTTGAAAGAACTGGACGTCCCGGTTATGGGGGTGCTTTTAAATATGAAATTAAAGGACAAAACGGCCGTTGCAGAAGAAATCGCCGGACTCAAGGTCCCTTTCCTCGGTTCAATTGATTTCGATTATGCCCTGGAAGAAGCCCTGGGAAATCCTGAAAAGCTCCTCAAAACAAATTTCGCCAGGCAATTGAACCAGACAGTCTGTTCCAGGTTACTGCCGGAAGGAGGAAGGGCTTCTTAAACCGGGCGGCCGGTAAACCCTGCCAGTTGCTGGAGGTGGTGCGTCATGGCCAAAAATCCTGCTGCCAGAAGCCAAAAAACGGCCCGCTACCACGTTTTAATCCGGGGAGTTGTCCAGGGGGTGGGATTCCGTCCTTTTGTCTACAACCTGGCCCGCCGCTGGGCAATCAAGGGCAGCGTTCTAAATACTCCCACGGGAGTGATTATAGACGCCGAGGGCGAGGAAAAAAACATAACCCTTTTTTTAAAAGAGATTCAGGAAAATCCCCCCAGGCTGTCTAAAATCACTTTTTTTCAAGCTCACGAACTGCCCGTCAGGGGGTACACATCATTCCAAATTTTATCAAGTGAAACGGGAGCAGGCAAAGACGCCCTCGTGCCCCCGGATGTGGCTACCTGCACAGAATGCCGGGAGGAAATTTTTGATAAAAACGACCGTCATTATGCCTATCCTTTTACCAACTGTACCAACTGCGGGCCGCGCTTCACCATCATCCGGGAGATCCCTTACGACCGCCCCAATACGGCCATGGCCCCTTTTTCGATGTGCAGCGAGTGCGCCGGAGAATACGGCAATCCCGGCAACCGGAGGTTTCACGCTCAACCGGTGGCCTGCCCCGGTTGCGGTCCGCAAGTGGAAGTAAGGGACCGCAACGGCAAAATTGCTGCCGGAAAGGAAAACTGGCTGCAAAAATGCTGGGAAATCATTCAAAAAGGGAATATTCTGGCCTTAAAAGGCCTCGGCGGCTTTCACCTGACCTGCGACGCCAGAAACAAAGAGGCCATAGCTGCCCTGAGACAGCGCAAAGGAAGGGACGCCAAGCCCTTTGCCGTCATGTGCCGGGATCTGGAAACTGCAGAGAAATACTGTCTTCTTGACAAACGGGAAAGAGAAATACTGAGTTCACCCCAGGCCCCCATCGTAATCTTGCGCAGAAAACCGGACGCAGAACTGCCCGAAGAGCTTGCCCCTGGCCTTAATACTTTAGGGGTGATGCTTCCCTACACCCCTCTGCACCTGCTTCTCTTCAGCGGCCCTTTCGATCTCCTGGTCATGACCAGCGGTAATTACAGTGGCCTTCCCCTGGTAAAGGACAACGCTCGCGCCTTAAACGAACTGGGGCAAATTGCCGACTACTTCCTTCTGCACAACCGCGATATAGTCAACCGCTGTGACGATTCCCTGGTGCGGGTAATCGACGGCGAAACCCACATCATCCGCCGCTCCAGGGGTTATGTCCCGCATCCCATACCGGTATTGCGGCAACCGGGCGGGCCGGTCATTTTAGGCGCCGGGGGTGAAATGAAAAACTGCTTTTGCCTGCTTAAAAACGATCTGGCCTTTATGAGCCAGTACATCGGCGAAATTGACAGCGTGGAAGGAGAGGAAAACCTTTTTGCCAGCCTGATTAATTTTCAAAGGTTAATCGGGGCAGTCCCTGAAATTGTGGCCTATGATGCTCATCCAGGCTACGCATCGGCCCGGGTGGCCCGTCTGATTCCCGCCCGGGAATATCTGGCCGTCCAGCACCATCATGCCCACTTTGCCAGTTGTATGGCCGAAAACGGAATGGGAAACGAGGAGGCCATTGGAGTTATTCTGGATGGAACAGGTTACGGCCCCGACGGCACCCTCTGGGGTTTTGAAATAATAGCCGGCAGTTATACTAAATTCAGGCGGGTAATCCACCTTGCCGGGGTGCCCCTGCCCGGTGGAGAAATTGCCATCCGGCAGCCCTGGCGGACCGCAGCGGCCTACCTCATCCACTTTTTAGGTGCCCGCGGCAAACAGGCGGCTGAGAGCATTTTCAAAGACAAAAACCTGGATGTGCTGGAAAAAATGATTGTTAAAGGCTTTAACTCTCCGCTGTCTTCAGGCTGCGGGCGG
The window above is part of the Pelotomaculum thermopropionicum SI genome. Proteins encoded here:
- the Mrp gene encoding ATPase (involved in chromosome partitioning); protein product: MDPRLSVIKKRFENVKKIIAVSGGKGGIGKSLTASTLSLCLTRHSRRTGLLDLDFCGPSTHVILGLDGVYPEEERGIVPPEIHGIKYMSIVPFTGSHPSPLRGGEVSNAIIEILAVTRWGPLEYLIIDMPPGTGDTVLDVIRLIGKSEFLLVTTPSAVALAVMKRELIMLKELDVPVMGVLLNMKLKDKTAVAEEIAGLKVPFLGSIDFDYALEEALGNPEKLLKTNFARQLNQTVCSRLLPEGGRAS
- the HypF gene encoding hydrogenase maturation factor; its protein translation is MAKNPAARSQKTARYHVLIRGVVQGVGFRPFVYNLARRWAIKGSVLNTPTGVIIDAEGEEKNITLFLKEIQENPPRLSKITFFQAHELPVRGYTSFQILSSETGAGKDALVPPDVATCTECREEIFDKNDRHYAYPFTNCTNCGPRFTIIREIPYDRPNTAMAPFSMCSECAGEYGNPGNRRFHAQPVACPGCGPQVEVRDRNGKIAAGKENWLQKCWEIIQKGNILALKGLGGFHLTCDARNKEAIAALRQRKGRDAKPFAVMCRDLETAEKYCLLDKREREILSSPQAPIVILRRKPDAELPEELAPGLNTLGVMLPYTPLHLLLFSGPFDLLVMTSGNYSGLPLVKDNARALNELGQIADYFLLHNRDIVNRCDDSLVRVIDGETHIIRRSRGYVPHPIPVLRQPGGPVILGAGGEMKNCFCLLKNDLAFMSQYIGEIDSVEGEENLFASLINFQRLIGAVPEIVAYDAHPGYASARVARLIPAREYLAVQHHHAHFASCMAENGMGNEEAIGVILDGTGYGPDGTLWGFEIIAGSYTKFRRVIHLAGVPLPGGEIAIRQPWRTAAAYLIHFLGARGKQAAESIFKDKNLDVLEKMIVKGFNSPLSSGCGRLFDAVAAILGVCLENTYEGQAAIELGELIREDRGSTASLAYPYEIKNGVIAPGTMIAGIIKDRLSGTPAEIISTRFHNTVAAMVIEAVETVSLNLNLKKVVLSGGTWQNHYLFRLVKKTLEKRGYRVLYHRRVPANDGGIALGQAMIAHWRWLKKCV
- a CDS encoding predicted transcriptional regulator — its product is MAFDQETFSQLLARAKGDRSINSYGRQAKVDPGYISRLLRLKIKTPPSPGIIKKLADNALAGVTYEELMAAAGYLQYPAGSEELYHIKDALEQKVAEALQKPLAEFLPVMKVPLVSPLACNLTGESPENIIRYISVPRELEADFALEIKDDAMIEAGIFPGDVAICRKTSQFKTGEMIVAALAGGKVGIRFLLEEAGSLRLRAANALILDREVKLPDVLGVVLMIQKKALRYEQYVSLYERDSQEENISEEFLLEKLSESSRLPLAKLKEALLSLKKERGTAG
- the HybF gene encoding Zn finger protein HypA/HybF (possibly regulating hydrogenase expression) encodes the protein MHEWALAEAVVEAVIKEAEKESLKEILKVKLMVGELQQVDLDVFTFSLEKLTESYNSILSMDKFIIEIEKSLLKCRVCENCWSYGQSLKELADEQTEAIHFVPEVAHVYMRCPQCGSPDFEIVKGRGLWIEYIEGEK